One genomic segment of Cellulophaga sp. HaHaR_3_176 includes these proteins:
- a CDS encoding VanZ family protein produces MLKKNKFTILFISWMVLITSLSLFSFKGVSTSGINIPHLDKLVHFTFYFFATILGGLSYKEIYKKEQSLLSAGKIMLLFSIVYGMVIEIIQYSFTENREGDFLDFLANSLGAFLGFLVIKHLLSKRVF; encoded by the coding sequence GTGCTTAAAAAAAATAAGTTTACAATTTTGTTTATAAGCTGGATGGTGTTAATAACATCACTCAGCTTATTTTCATTTAAAGGAGTGTCTACAAGTGGTATTAATATTCCTCATCTAGATAAGTTGGTCCATTTTACATTTTACTTTTTTGCAACTATATTAGGTGGCCTTTCATATAAAGAAATTTATAAAAAAGAACAAAGTTTATTGAGTGCAGGAAAAATAATGTTATTGTTCTCTATAGTTTATGGTATGGTTATTGAGATAATACAATATAGTTTTACAGAGAATAGAGAGGGAGATTTTTTAGATTTTTTAGCCAACAGTTTAGGTGCTTTTTTAGGTTTTTTAGTAATTAAACACCTGCTTTCTAAGAGAGTTTTTTAA
- a CDS encoding energy transducer TonB, giving the protein MELKKNPKADISRNSGLFFVAGLALVMLITWRALEYKKYDDVANYDISQNVDDLLDEEVPMTEQIKTPPPPPPPVAPEIIEVVEDEADVPETIIEDSESNEDEVVAEVEEIEVAEIEEDLDIPFSVIEDVPVFPGCESEKGANALRACFQKMMYKHINKNFRYPEISQEMGVQGKVNVMFVIQKDGSIGNVRMRGPDKNLEGEAARIIGKLPKMTPGKQRGRAVRVPFSIPITFKLQ; this is encoded by the coding sequence ATGGAATTAAAGAAGAATCCTAAAGCTGATATATCAAGAAATAGTGGTCTATTTTTTGTTGCCGGCTTAGCACTTGTTATGCTTATAACATGGCGTGCATTAGAGTATAAGAAGTATGATGATGTAGCAAATTACGATATTTCTCAGAATGTTGATGATTTGTTAGATGAAGAGGTTCCGATGACAGAACAAATAAAAACTCCACCACCACCACCACCACCAGTAGCTCCAGAAATAATTGAAGTTGTAGAAGATGAAGCTGATGTTCCTGAAACTATAATTGAAGATTCTGAGTCTAATGAAGATGAGGTTGTTGCAGAAGTTGAAGAAATTGAAGTTGCAGAAATAGAAGAAGATTTAGATATCCCGTTTTCTGTAATTGAAGATGTTCCTGTTTTTCCAGGTTGTGAAAGCGAAAAAGGTGCAAACGCTTTAAGAGCTTGTTTTCAAAAAATGATGTACAAGCATATTAATAAAAACTTTAGATATCCAGAAATTTCTCAAGAAATGGGTGTTCAAGGTAAAGTTAATGTGATGTTCGTAATTCAAAAAGATGGAAGCATCGGTAATGTTAGAATGCGTGGGCCAGATAAAAACTTAGAAGGTGAAGCTGCTAGAATTATAGGTAAACTTCCTAAAATGACTCCAGGTAAGCAGAGAGGTAGAGCTGTTAGGGTTCCATTTAGTATTCCAATTACTTTCAAATTACAATAA
- a CDS encoding energy transducer TonB has product MKKSTRSTADSHGNGSRNETSNGLTSKGTKHDVNLRKNGFIHFQIGLILAMFLVYFGLELAFSREKPPVLTHEDLSSEVLEFHSDANNFVVEKNKVVQQSNQKVNDPDKFKIVPDDVIINPKLEFKKDPEVDNTGVIDVSSIKPFKDPDIEEGIVIPFIALEDVPVFPGCEKVEKSERKACFEEKMQKHVLRTFRYPEAAIDMQEQGKVYAMFTIGKEGLIEDVKLRGPSKILENEAARIIGELPVMKPGKQRDLPVRVSFSMPIVFKLN; this is encoded by the coding sequence ATGAAAAAAAGTACAAGAAGTACTGCCGATTCCCACGGCAATGGGAGTCGCAACGAAACGTCCAATGGTTTAACCTCAAAAGGGACTAAACATGATGTAAACTTACGAAAAAATGGATTTATTCATTTTCAAATAGGTTTAATTTTAGCAATGTTTTTGGTCTACTTTGGTTTAGAGCTAGCTTTTAGTAGGGAAAAACCTCCCGTCTTAACTCATGAAGATTTATCTTCAGAAGTACTAGAGTTTCATTCAGATGCTAATAATTTTGTTGTTGAGAAAAACAAAGTTGTTCAGCAATCTAATCAGAAAGTAAACGATCCTGATAAATTTAAAATTGTTCCTGATGATGTTATAATTAACCCGAAATTGGAATTTAAAAAAGATCCTGAGGTAGATAATACGGGTGTAATTGATGTTAGTAGTATAAAGCCATTCAAAGACCCAGATATAGAAGAAGGTATTGTTATTCCTTTTATAGCTTTAGAGGATGTTCCTGTTTTTCCAGGTTGTGAAAAAGTAGAGAAATCAGAACGAAAAGCTTGTTTCGAAGAGAAAATGCAAAAACACGTATTACGTACTTTTAGATATCCTGAAGCTGCTATTGATATGCAAGAGCAAGGTAAGGTGTATGCGATGTTTACAATTGGTAAAGAAGGTTTAATAGAGGATGTTAAACTTAGAGGCCCTTCAAAAATTTTAGAAAATGAAGCTGCTAGAATTATAGGTGAGTTGCCTGTGATGAAACCAGGAAAGCAAAGAGACTTACCAGTAAGAGTTTCATTTAGTATGCCTATAGTTTTTAAATTAAATTAA
- the cyoE gene encoding heme o synthase, which translates to MKTAISSVKSASWSLIFSDFKEITKARLSVSVVFSAIAGYFLGAPQLQLYPILLLAFGGYCMVGASNAYNQVIEKDLDALMNRTKNRPIPAGRMSVKSALIIAVILTILGLVSLYFLNPKTAMFGAISIFLYTSAYTPLKTITPLSVFVGAIPGAIPFMLGWVAATNEFGIEPGTLFMIQFFWQFPHFWALGWMLDEDYRKGGFKMLPTGKKDKKTALQIIMYTFWMIVISIVPAFGITGALKLSITAAVIIFLMGMVMLIFAFKLYEKRDNPSAKKLMLASVSYITLMPIVYVVDKFLQ; encoded by the coding sequence ATGAAAACGGCAATTAGCTCAGTAAAAAGCGCCTCATGGTCTTTAATTTTTTCTGATTTTAAGGAGATTACCAAAGCAAGACTTTCTGTAAGTGTTGTTTTCTCGGCTATTGCAGGTTATTTTCTTGGTGCACCTCAGTTGCAGCTGTATCCAATATTATTACTGGCATTTGGTGGTTATTGTATGGTTGGTGCTTCTAATGCATATAATCAAGTAATAGAGAAAGATTTAGATGCTTTAATGAATAGGACTAAAAATAGACCTATTCCAGCAGGTAGAATGTCAGTAAAATCGGCTCTTATTATTGCTGTGATTTTAACAATTTTAGGCTTGGTTTCTCTTTATTTTTTAAATCCTAAAACAGCAATGTTTGGGGCAATATCAATTTTTTTATATACAAGTGCTTATACACCTTTAAAAACAATAACACCGTTGTCTGTTTTTGTTGGAGCTATACCAGGAGCAATCCCTTTTATGTTAGGTTGGGTTGCGGCAACTAATGAGTTTGGTATAGAACCAGGTACTCTTTTTATGATTCAATTTTTCTGGCAATTTCCTCATTTTTGGGCATTAGGTTGGATGTTGGATGAAGATTATAGAAAAGGTGGCTTTAAAATGTTGCCAACAGGTAAAAAAGATAAAAAAACAGCATTGCAAATAATCATGTATACATTCTGGATGATTGTAATATCTATAGTTCCTGCATTTGGAATTACAGGGGCATTGAAATTATCAATTACAGCAGCTGTAATTATTTTTTTAATGGGAATGGTTATGCTAATTTTTGCTTTTAAACTTTACGAAAAAAGGGATAATCCATCAGCTAAAAAATTAATGTTAGCAAGTGTAAGTTATATTACATTGATGCCGATTGTTTATGTGGTAGATAAATTTTTACAATAA
- a CDS encoding cytochrome c oxidase subunit 3: MDLTEGSIQEKHGRAKKMMLWFGIVSLLMTFAGWTSAYIVSSTREDWLRDFELPSSFYISTTLIVISSFTYFFAKLAIKKDNSSLCTGLLLTTLALGLAFIFFQVQGFNQIIAQGYYFTGETSSVTTSYIFLIATVHIFHVVAGIISLLVVLFNQFRGKYSANNLLGIELGATFWHFLDLLWVYLILFFAFYQ, from the coding sequence ATGGATTTAACAGAAGGATCAATACAAGAAAAACACGGCAGAGCAAAGAAAATGATGCTTTGGTTTGGTATAGTAAGTTTATTAATGACTTTTGCAGGCTGGACAAGTGCCTACATTGTTAGTAGTACTAGAGAAGATTGGTTGAGAGATTTTGAACTTCCTTCTTCTTTTTACATAAGTACAACTTTAATAGTTATTAGTAGTTTTACTTATTTTTTTGCAAAACTAGCTATCAAAAAAGACAATTCATCACTTTGTACAGGTTTGCTTCTGACAACTTTAGCTTTGGGTTTAGCATTTATCTTTTTTCAAGTACAAGGTTTCAATCAAATAATAGCACAAGGATATTATTTTACAGGAGAAACAAGTAGCGTTACAACATCTTACATATTTTTGATTGCAACTGTGCATATTTTTCATGTAGTTGCGGGTATAATTTCATTATTAGTTGTGTTATTCAATCAATTTAGAGGAAAATATTCTGCTAATAATTTATTAGGTATAGAACTTGGAGCTACTTTTTGGCATTTTTTAGACTTGCTTTGGGTGTATTTAATCTTATTTTTTGCTTTTTATCAGTAA
- a CDS encoding cytochrome c oxidase subunit 3, which produces MDTTVTTGEEQNVWGGGNQPLNASYGKMMMWFFIVSDALTFSGFLAAYGFSRFKFLETWPIADEVFTHVPFFHGNYPMYYVAFMTFILIMSSVTMVLAVDAGHQMKKNKVIWYMFFTIIGGIIFVGSQGWEWATFIKGSHGALETKGGRILQFVDAETGHQVAIADFAKEMHSERTAHERKNGIWFTKEGTLPTYSVSQVVDGFKAKSNLLVRTEKINEEGHKTILSREDSLMKLNQAVQVVEGANLVHNEYGSRLFADFFFFITGFHGFHVFSGIVINIIIFFNVIIGTYEKRRSYEMVEKVGLYWHFVDLVWVFVFTFFYLV; this is translated from the coding sequence ATGGATACTACAGTAACAACTGGTGAGGAACAGAATGTATGGGGTGGAGGAAACCAACCGCTAAATGCTAGCTACGGAAAAATGATGATGTGGTTTTTCATCGTTTCTGATGCTTTGACATTTTCTGGTTTTCTTGCAGCATATGGCTTCTCAAGATTTAAGTTTTTAGAAACATGGCCAATTGCAGATGAGGTTTTTACTCACGTGCCATTTTTCCATGGTAATTATCCGATGTATTACGTGGCATTTATGACATTTATATTAATTATGTCATCAGTGACAATGGTTTTGGCCGTTGATGCGGGTCATCAAATGAAAAAAAATAAAGTTATTTGGTATATGTTCTTTACCATTATCGGAGGTATCATTTTCGTTGGTTCTCAAGGATGGGAATGGGCAACTTTTATAAAAGGTAGTCATGGTGCTTTAGAAACTAAAGGTGGTAGAATATTACAGTTTGTTGATGCTGAAACAGGTCATCAGGTTGCTATAGCTGATTTTGCTAAAGAAATGCATTCTGAACGTACAGCTCACGAACGTAAAAATGGTATTTGGTTTACAAAAGAAGGTACTTTACCAACATATTCAGTTAGCCAAGTGGTAGATGGTTTTAAAGCTAAATCTAATTTATTGGTTAGAACCGAAAAAATTAATGAAGAAGGCCACAAGACTATTCTTTCAAGAGAAGATTCTTTAATGAAGTTGAATCAAGCTGTACAGGTTGTAGAAGGTGCAAACCTTGTGCATAATGAGTATGGTAGTAGGTTATTTGCTGATTTCTTTTTCTTTATAACTGGTTTTCATGGTTTTCACGTATTTTCTGGTATTGTAATTAATATCATTATTTTCTTTAATGTTATTATAGGTACGTATGAAAAAAGACGTAGTTATGAAATGGTAGAGAAAGTTGGACTATACTGGCACTTTGTTGATTTAGTTTGGGTATTTGTATTTACATTCTTCTACCTAGTTTAA
- a CDS encoding cytochrome C oxidase subunit IV family protein, protein MAHEHKLEIFRGLVKFKSNVSKIWGVLIFLSLITAVEVALGIIKPDVLIKSTVLGMKPLNWIFIILTLVKAYYIAWDFMHLRDEKSALRRTIVWTPIFLVSYLLFILLFEADYIFEVYKEGFVKWNF, encoded by the coding sequence ATGGCACACGAACATAAATTAGAAATTTTCAGAGGTTTAGTTAAGTTTAAATCTAACGTCAGTAAAATCTGGGGTGTTTTAATTTTCTTATCTTTAATAACAGCAGTAGAAGTTGCATTAGGTATAATTAAGCCTGATGTTTTAATAAAATCTACTGTTTTAGGAATGAAACCCTTAAATTGGATTTTTATCATCTTAACTTTAGTGAAAGCATATTATATTGCTTGGGATTTTATGCACTTAAGAGATGAGAAAAGTGCGTTAAGAAGAACAATAGTTTGGACTCCAATTTTCTTAGTAAGCTACTTGCTTTTTATCTTGCTTTTTGAAGCAGATTATATTTTTGAAGTATATAAAGAAGGCTTTGTGAAATGGAATTTCTAA
- a CDS encoding SCO family protein, whose product MKKNYTYVWVSFIVLIFGIIFIPRIIDRVKNGTIVESDRMNVPTNSGDLAYVVLNGVKRKVPEFSFVNQDSLLITNEDYKGKVYVVEFFFSTCPTICPIMNQNLIQVQNEFKDFNDFGVASFSINPEYDTPRVLKEYAEKYGVTNMDWNLMTGDSQAIYDLANTGFNIFAKEIPNAPGGFEHAGMFALVDKNGYLRCRVDDFGNPIIYYRGAILEEDGENDHGEKEQIGVLKEDIKKLLEE is encoded by the coding sequence ATGAAAAAAAACTATACATACGTTTGGGTATCTTTTATTGTGCTAATATTTGGAATCATATTTATACCTAGAATAATTGATAGAGTAAAAAATGGAACGATCGTTGAAAGTGATAGGATGAATGTGCCTACCAATTCAGGTGATCTTGCTTATGTTGTTTTAAATGGTGTTAAAAGAAAAGTTCCAGAATTTTCATTTGTAAACCAAGATAGTCTGCTTATAACAAATGAAGATTATAAAGGGAAAGTGTACGTTGTAGAATTCTTTTTTTCTACATGTCCAACGATTTGCCCAATTATGAACCAAAATTTGATTCAGGTTCAGAATGAGTTTAAAGACTTTAATGATTTTGGAGTTGCCTCTTTTTCTATTAATCCAGAATACGATACACCAAGGGTTTTAAAAGAATATGCTGAAAAATATGGTGTAACAAATATGGATTGGAACCTGATGACAGGTGACTCTCAAGCAATATATGATTTAGCAAATACAGGTTTTAATATTTTTGCGAAAGAAATACCTAATGCTCCAGGTGGTTTTGAACATGCAGGTATGTTTGCTTTAGTAGATAAAAATGGATATTTACGTTGTAGAGTAGATGATTTTGGAAATCCAATTATATACTACCGTGGAGCTATTTTAGAAGAAGATGGAGAAAATGACCATGGTGAGAAAGAACAAATAGGTGTTTTAAAAGAAGATATTAAAAAATTATTAGAAGAGTAA
- a CDS encoding DUF420 domain-containing protein — MSAVDLKEKKFNKLITIVSIVVPVVVAILFRVKIPDAKPLSFLPPIYASVNGITAILLIAAVFAIKNGKKVMHQNLMKTCIGLSLAFLVMYIGYHMTSESTKFGGDGAVKYVYYFILITHIILSIIIIPLVLKTYAKAYLEKFEEHRKLAKITFPIWLYVAITGVVVYLMISPYYNYA; from the coding sequence ATGAGTGCGGTCGATTTAAAAGAAAAGAAATTTAACAAGTTAATTACAATAGTATCTATTGTGGTACCTGTTGTAGTTGCAATTTTATTTAGAGTTAAAATTCCAGATGCTAAACCGTTAAGTTTTTTGCCGCCAATTTATGCGAGTGTAAACGGTATAACAGCTATATTATTAATAGCGGCTGTGTTTGCTATAAAAAATGGCAAGAAAGTTATGCATCAAAACCTAATGAAAACGTGCATAGGGCTTTCTTTAGCCTTTTTGGTAATGTATATAGGGTATCATATGACATCAGAATCTACTAAATTTGGAGGTGATGGAGCTGTCAAGTATGTATATTATTTTATACTAATTACTCATATCATCTTATCAATTATTATAATACCATTAGTGCTTAAAACGTATGCAAAAGCTTATTTAGAAAAATTTGAAGAGCATAGAAAACTCGCAAAAATTACATTTCCTATTTGGCTTTATGTCGCAATTACGGGTGT